In the Salvia miltiorrhiza cultivar Shanhuang (shh) chromosome 8, IMPLAD_Smil_shh, whole genome shotgun sequence genome, TAAAGCTTCAACGGCCTCCTTCTGAGCTGGAGGCGTCCCGTACCTGTTTGGGTCATTCTCCGAGAGATGCTGCAGCAGCAAGTCGAGCCCCGGCCCAATGAAGTAATCGCCTAGTGAGCCAATAGGTGCACGGCTTATGGACTCGTTGCCGGGGTCGTAAGAGCCCTGAACAATGATGGTCTGGTTAAAGGGATTGATCAGAATGACacgctctctctccctctccctctcattATCCGTAGTATCATTGCCTTGATCCGTCTCTGGCTCGGATAGTATCCCAGCCCGCATGCCTTGGAGGAGCTGGAGAATCGCGGCTgagctcctcctcctcctcactATAGCCTCCAGTTCACGGTCAAGCTCGGACTCCCCATCATGGTGGTTTTCACCCTCCTCGTAGCCCATGCGCCTCATACGGCGCCTACGCCGCTGGTTGCCCATCATACCGAGTAGGATGGGCGCCCAGAGGGAGAGGGCGCGATCAGAATCCGGCCCTCCGAATTCAACATCAGGAGGGCTATCATTTTCTGGAGTGGGAGTGGCCATTTCTTCCACAAAAGCCGCTTTGGCAGATGGGGCATTTTATGGTATCAATCTCCAAAACTGGATTCACATTCTGTGAACACATGTGGCACCAATATCTTAGTGCCTCAGCTTCCTCCATTCTTGTTGCACCAACACTTGATTTACTACTTGATTTCACCTGTTCATCAAGATGAAATCATTCAACTTAAAGAGTCCAACTCTGTCAACGTCTAAAT is a window encoding:
- the LOC130999599 gene encoding LOW QUALITY PROTEIN: E3 ubiquitin-protein ligase SIRP1 (The sequence of the model RefSeq protein was modified relative to this genomic sequence to represent the inferred CDS: deleted 2 bases in 2 codons), whose product is MEEAEALRYWCHMCSQNVNPVLEIDTIKCPICQSGFVEEMATPTPENDSPPDVEFGGPDSDRALSLWAPILLGMMGNQRRRRRMRRMGYEEGENHHDGESELDRELEAIVRRRRSSAAILQLLQGMRAGILSEPETDQGNDTTDNERERERERVILINPFNQTIIVQGSYDPGNESISRAPIGSLGDYFIGPGLDLLLQHLSENDPNRYGTPPAQKEAVEALPTVEIVDTLQCSVCLDDCDIGDQVKEMPCKHKFHSKCILPWLELHSSCPICRHQLPCDESKLDSDGLRNDSNNSDAGDRNERGRHFSVPLPWPLSSLFSSSPTSNANNPSTSNRDES